The genome window CTGGGTTAAGGGGCGCGGTGCCGGTAAAAAGCAGCCATAGGGGTGAAAAGACTGGTTTAAACTTAGTCGGCGTGCCGACTAAACTTCGTTTTTCTCGCTACATTTAGGCCATAAACCCCCAAATTCTCACTCATCTCTTCGTATGAATCTAAAATCTCTACTCCTCGCGGGAGGGGCGCTGCTTTCGGGTACGGCGGCTTCGGCGGGTGGCTACCAGGTAACCTTGGCTGGTCAGAAGAACAATGGTATGGGCGGCGTAGGCGTGGGCTTGTCGCTGGATCAGGCTGCTATGTTCTACAACCCTGGTGCGCTGGCCATGGTAAAGGACCGTGGCGTACAAGTAGGCGTAAACCTGACCCTGGCCCGCAACGCTTTCGTGGCGGAAGGTGGCAACCAGCAGCGGGAGCTGCGCAACAGCTACACTACTCCCCTGAATTTCTACGCAGGGTTCGGGCCGGCCGAGGGTAAATTCCGGGCGGGTATTGCCGTGTACACGCCCTTCGGAAGCAAGCTGCAGTACGCCGATGGATGGGAAGGTCGTACCTCGCTAACTGACATCGACCTGAAATCCGTATTCGTGCAGCCCACCATCAGCTACGCCATTACGGATCAGCTTAGCGTGGGCGCAGGTCTAGTAGTGCTGGCTTACGGAGCCGTAAATCTGCAACGCGACATTGCACTGCCGGACTCCTACGGGCATATTGAGCTGGATGGCAAAGCCGATACGAAGTTTGGCTTTAACGCTGGTATCTTCTTCAAGCCTTCCGATAAGCTGTCCTTGGGCATCAACTACCGCTCAAAAATTGATGCCGTAGTGAAAGATGGGGACGTAACCTTCTCGGGCATCCCCGCCTCGTTCAGCTCGCGCTTCCAGGCCACTAAGTTCAACGCCACGCTGCCCTTGATTGCTACCACCAGCATTGGCCTGGGCATTATGCCGAACGAAAAGCTTACGATTGGTTTTGACGCCAGCCTGGCTCAGTGGAGCAAATACCGCGTGCTACGCTTCGACTTCGACCAGCAAATTAACGGCTCTACTTCCAGCGAATCGAAACGCTTCTACGAAGACGCCCTCACGTTCCGCCTGGGCGGGCAGTACAAGCTGACGGAAGGCCTGACGGTTCGGGCTGGCGGCGCCTACGATCAAACGCCGGTGCGGGACGGGTACGTAACGCCCGAAACTCCTGACAACGACCGACTCAGCGGTACCCTGGGTGCTTCGTACACCTTCGGCAAGTTTGGGGTTGATCTGTCGGCTCAGTACGTGGGTATCATGAAGCGGACGGTAACTCAGACGGAACTGCTCAATAATGGCACCACGGACCGGATTGCCGGAACCTATAAAACTAACATCGTTATTCCGGGCATCGGCCTGAATTACGCTTTCTAACCGCGACTCGCTCCCTGATCCATGAATACGTTTCTGTTTCGCAAGTTCACGCCCCTGGCGGCGCTACTCGGGCTGGGCATCACCGCTTGCCAGCCTGATCTGGAAGACGACTTCAAGCCCAACAAAGGCTCCGCTGACTTCTCTCGCTACATTGCTGTCGGCAACTCACTGACTGCCGGCTACGGCGACAATGGTCTTT of Hymenobacter sublimis contains these proteins:
- a CDS encoding OmpP1/FadL family transporter — protein: MNLKSLLLAGGALLSGTAASAGGYQVTLAGQKNNGMGGVGVGLSLDQAAMFYNPGALAMVKDRGVQVGVNLTLARNAFVAEGGNQQRELRNSYTTPLNFYAGFGPAEGKFRAGIAVYTPFGSKLQYADGWEGRTSLTDIDLKSVFVQPTISYAITDQLSVGAGLVVLAYGAVNLQRDIALPDSYGHIELDGKADTKFGFNAGIFFKPSDKLSLGINYRSKIDAVVKDGDVTFSGIPASFSSRFQATKFNATLPLIATTSIGLGIMPNEKLTIGFDASLAQWSKYRVLRFDFDQQINGSTSSESKRFYEDALTFRLGGQYKLTEGLTVRAGGAYDQTPVRDGYVTPETPDNDRLSGTLGASYTFGKFGVDLSAQYVGIMKRTVTQTELLNNGTTDRIAGTYKTNIVIPGIGLNYAF